One window of the bacterium genome contains the following:
- the lipA gene encoding lipoyl synthase, which yields MRKPDWLRTNVPSGAGFEATNERLRFHGINTVCSSARCPNLADCWARGTATFMILGDTCTRHCRFCSVATGDPHGATDETEPARVAQAVSELGIRYVVLTSVDRDDLADLGAGVFARTVGEIRRQKLETRTQNVRSPIPDPRLLTPHVELLTPDFGGSEEAVGQVLDAQPDVFGHNVETVERLTPHVRDPRASYRRSLDVLASVKRLNPKMTTKSGLMVGLGETDAELRQALLDLRSVGCDIVTIGQYLQPARRCLPVERYVSPDEFATLEKEALALGFKRAFCGPLVRSSFHAEEVASGAGQDSRTQGFEGSSAGH from the coding sequence ATGAGAAAGCCTGACTGGTTACGGACGAACGTGCCTTCGGGCGCAGGCTTCGAGGCGACGAACGAGCGGTTGCGCTTTCACGGCATCAACACCGTGTGCAGCTCCGCCCGGTGCCCGAATCTCGCCGACTGCTGGGCCCGCGGGACGGCCACGTTCATGATTCTCGGCGACACCTGCACGCGGCATTGCCGTTTCTGCTCGGTGGCGACGGGCGACCCGCATGGCGCGACCGACGAAACCGAGCCGGCGCGAGTGGCTCAGGCGGTAAGCGAGCTGGGAATCCGCTACGTCGTCCTGACCTCGGTCGACCGCGACGACCTTGCCGACTTGGGGGCAGGAGTGTTTGCGCGGACAGTCGGAGAAATCAGAAGGCAGAAACTAGAAACCAGAACGCAGAATGTCCGGTCCCCGATCCCTGACCCCCGACTCCTGACCCCGCATGTGGAGCTCCTGACCCCTGACTTCGGCGGGAGCGAAGAGGCAGTCGGGCAGGTGCTCGACGCCCAGCCGGATGTCTTCGGTCACAACGTCGAGACCGTTGAGCGGCTGACGCCCCACGTGCGCGACCCCCGCGCCTCGTACCGGCGTTCGCTTGACGTTCTTGCCTCCGTGAAGCGGCTCAACCCGAAGATGACGACCAAGAGCGGGTTGATGGTCGGTTTGGGTGAAACCGACGCCGAACTGCGGCAGGCCTTGCTCGACCTCCGTTCGGTTGGCTGCGACATCGTGACAATCGGCCAGTACTTGCAGCCCGCGCGCCGCTGCCTCCCGGTCGAGCGCTACGTGTCGCCGGACGAGTTCGCCACTTTGGAGAAAGAGGCACTCGCGCTCGGCTTCAAACGCGCGTTTTGCGGGCCGCTCGTGCGCAGCTCTTTCCACGCGGAAGAAGTGGCTTCAGGTGCAGGGCAGGATTCCAGGACTCAAGGATTCGAGGGGTCCAGTGCAGGACACTAG
- a CDS encoding TlpA disulfide reductase family protein, with amino-acid sequence MRFALLSVVLLFAVGLGAAVEKPEYEQASAFTLTDVTGASITLDSLLSVGPVYMESWDLPCVNCIAELDALMPVYDSLKDRGMQIIALSVDKPADEARVKAFVKSKKWPYICLLDGQNDVKNAYGIVVKPTAYLINMKGQIVLTHIGYKKGDENELATEFVKWLPEKPAEETPAGNSK; translated from the coding sequence ATGAGATTCGCGCTGCTTTCCGTTGTCCTTTTGTTCGCCGTCGGCCTCGGCGCGGCGGTCGAGAAGCCCGAGTACGAGCAGGCGTCCGCTTTCACGCTCACCGACGTCACCGGCGCTTCGATCACGCTGGACAGCCTGCTGTCGGTAGGCCCGGTTTACATGGAATCATGGGACCTGCCCTGCGTCAATTGCATCGCCGAGCTCGATGCCCTGATGCCGGTCTACGACTCGCTCAAGGACCGCGGGATGCAGATAATCGCCCTTTCGGTGGACAAGCCGGCCGACGAGGCCCGGGTGAAGGCATTCGTCAAGAGCAAGAAGTGGCCCTACATCTGCCTGCTTGACGGCCAGAACGACGTGAAGAACGCCTACGGCATCGTCGTCAAGCCGACCGCCTACCTGATTAACATGAAGGGGCAGATCGTCCTGACCCACATCGGGTACAAGAAGGGTGACGAGAACGAACTGGCGACCGAGTTCGTGAAGTGGCTGCCGGAGAAACCCGCCGAGGAAACACCGGCGGGAAACAGCAAGTAG
- a CDS encoding 4Fe-4S binding protein — protein MAVNEMGISTRTRVAVFSSIGGAALLATLLLKFLAHFDWGVAYYGLASMLGLGLFLALFLGRPTTLNRWLSFAVISLTGVIAALFLSFGQRMPFGRVLAFGWLPFSLIMLGAVVFLRRRVAPFRVVQITSAVMLNAYIAAYAQNKILYEGFFKYVPEPILHCYAGPLAVFACPIGSTQQMIGMKLLPWLPLGVFIIIGAVIGRAACAWICPFGMWQDLLYKIRVGARAKDKRWLSFAAIAIITALVGAALVLFLKLRPERVFGFAWLPFNLLILVVTIKGKLGLPRRMWVGGFLAAVGLAAVVWLKFQAGYGVAFGFLGLVLLGLTGRWFAAGFAAVAGLLLGLLGNPAFHVGPLAHLPLALVLAVAAFLLVIILDVIAKVSLPSNFLKFGVLLVVAGLASYLTAEPWFCKLCPQGTFGAGIPLVVWDPVHALRSLVGWLYWVKISILLMVVVAAIAVKRPFCRVICPIGALYSLFNKGSLLHLTFSGQHTCTNCGICRRVCPMDIDPHEKQNQLECIRCNECVSACPKSGLKFKV, from the coding sequence ATGGCAGTGAATGAAATGGGAATCAGCACGCGGACGCGCGTCGCAGTCTTCTCAAGCATCGGCGGGGCCGCGCTTCTGGCAACGCTGCTTCTCAAGTTCCTGGCCCACTTCGACTGGGGCGTGGCCTACTACGGCCTCGCTTCGATGCTCGGACTCGGGCTCTTCCTTGCCCTGTTCCTCGGGCGCCCCACGACGCTCAACCGCTGGCTCTCGTTCGCAGTCATCTCGCTTACCGGCGTGATCGCGGCCCTGTTCTTGAGTTTCGGCCAGCGGATGCCGTTCGGCCGGGTGCTAGCCTTCGGCTGGCTGCCATTCTCACTCATCATGCTCGGCGCGGTCGTTTTCCTGCGGCGCCGGGTCGCTCCGTTCCGTGTTGTCCAGATAACCTCGGCGGTGATGCTCAACGCCTACATCGCCGCCTACGCGCAGAACAAGATACTTTACGAGGGGTTCTTCAAGTACGTGCCCGAGCCGATTCTGCACTGCTACGCCGGGCCGCTGGCAGTTTTTGCCTGCCCCATCGGCTCGACCCAGCAGATGATCGGCATGAAGCTTCTGCCCTGGCTGCCGCTCGGCGTGTTCATCATCATCGGAGCGGTTATCGGCCGGGCCGCGTGCGCGTGGATCTGCCCCTTCGGGATGTGGCAGGACTTGCTGTACAAGATAAGGGTCGGCGCCCGCGCGAAGGACAAGCGCTGGCTGTCGTTTGCCGCCATAGCCATCATCACGGCGCTTGTCGGAGCGGCGCTGGTCCTGTTCCTCAAGTTGCGGCCGGAGCGCGTGTTCGGTTTCGCCTGGTTGCCTTTCAACCTGCTGATCCTCGTCGTGACAATCAAGGGCAAGCTCGGCCTGCCGCGCCGGATGTGGGTCGGCGGGTTTCTGGCCGCCGTGGGCCTCGCGGCGGTGGTCTGGCTCAAGTTCCAGGCCGGGTACGGAGTCGCGTTCGGTTTCCTGGGTCTCGTGCTGCTCGGGTTGACCGGCCGCTGGTTCGCGGCCGGGTTCGCTGCCGTCGCCGGGCTGCTTTTGGGGTTGCTGGGCAACCCTGCGTTCCACGTGGGCCCGCTGGCTCACCTGCCGCTTGCGCTGGTTCTGGCCGTCGCGGCATTCCTCCTGGTCATCATACTCGATGTCATTGCCAAGGTGTCATTGCCTTCCAACTTCCTCAAGTTCGGAGTGCTGCTGGTAGTGGCCGGTCTGGCTTCGTACCTTACGGCAGAACCGTGGTTCTGCAAGCTCTGCCCGCAGGGCACATTCGGCGCCGGTATCCCGCTCGTTGTCTGGGACCCGGTCCATGCCCTGCGCAGCCTCGTCGGCTGGCTCTACTGGGTGAAAATCAGCATCCTGCTCATGGTGGTCGTCGCCGCCATCGCCGTCAAGCGTCCGTTCTGCCGCGTGATCTGCCCCATCGGCGCGCTCTACTCGCTGTTCAACAAGGGCAGCCTGCTGCACCTGACCTTCTCGGGTCAGCATACGTGCACAAACTGCGGAATCTGCCGCAGGGTCTGCCCGATGGACATCGACCCGCACGAGAAACAGAACCAGCTCGAGTGCATCCGCTGCAACGAGTGTGTCTCGGCCTGTCCCAAGTCCGGCCTCAAGTTCAAAGTCTAG
- a CDS encoding MFS transporter — protein sequence MQDTRTLESSNPRSLSSSQVSLGLRISIIEGGFAMVYSTLSGGMFLTGLALWLGANSFQIALLSAIPALVTGFSFLSGYLVRRAGERKALLIWAAGIGRSVVIVLVPFLLLRMKLGLVLFFATVAVSSLIMNVAGTVWQSWISDLVPEERRGRFFGLRNAIHGLIGVSTAYAAGRGMDLLKAHGREPLGYALAFGLAVIFGLVSTLLLNRQPEPTLAPRSRLSLRETFIGPLKETQFRRLTLFLAMWFMTGTLASPFYIVHMMKNLHFSFAAIGVYSIIGGVTGMVMQIFWGRAIDRFGARPVTVLNFALVGIMPLLWLFATPSFRLPIWGDALMNGLVWTGANLGLWNLLLDLADNPSHRESYFAIYGAVTGICAFVASMLSGVIAQALHQFHATIGGYSFINYHVMFLAAGLLRFVSLPLLLRVRERDAKSVRHTMRELGTMALWQLNAGKDTFLAALGLRPKDQP from the coding sequence GTGCAGGACACTAGAACCCTGGAATCCTCGAATCCTCGATCCCTGTCCTCTTCCCAGGTCAGCCTCGGCCTGCGCATCTCGATAATCGAGGGCGGGTTCGCCATGGTCTACTCCACGCTGAGCGGCGGCATGTTCCTCACCGGCCTCGCGCTCTGGCTCGGAGCGAACTCGTTCCAGATAGCGCTCCTTTCCGCGATCCCCGCACTGGTTACCGGATTCAGCTTCCTGTCCGGGTACTTGGTCCGGCGCGCCGGGGAACGCAAGGCCCTCCTGATCTGGGCGGCGGGCATCGGCCGGTCCGTGGTCATCGTGCTCGTGCCGTTCCTGCTGCTGCGGATGAAGTTGGGCCTCGTGCTCTTCTTCGCTACCGTCGCCGTGTCGAGCCTGATCATGAACGTCGCGGGAACGGTCTGGCAGTCCTGGATTTCCGACCTCGTGCCGGAGGAGAGGCGCGGCCGTTTCTTCGGCTTGCGCAACGCCATTCACGGCCTGATCGGCGTCAGCACCGCGTACGCGGCGGGCCGCGGCATGGACCTGCTCAAGGCACATGGGCGTGAACCGCTCGGCTACGCGCTGGCGTTCGGCCTCGCGGTGATCTTTGGGCTCGTCTCCACGCTCCTGCTAAACCGCCAGCCCGAGCCCACGCTGGCGCCGCGATCGCGGCTCAGCCTGCGCGAGACCTTCATCGGCCCGCTCAAAGAGACGCAATTCCGCCGTCTCACCCTTTTCCTCGCGATGTGGTTCATGACCGGGACGCTGGCATCGCCGTTCTACATCGTCCACATGATGAAGAACCTCCACTTCTCCTTCGCGGCGATCGGCGTCTACTCCATCATCGGCGGCGTGACGGGCATGGTGATGCAGATCTTCTGGGGACGGGCTATCGACCGATTCGGCGCGAGGCCGGTCACGGTGCTGAACTTCGCGCTGGTCGGCATCATGCCGCTGCTCTGGCTCTTCGCGACGCCGTCGTTCCGCCTGCCCATCTGGGGCGACGCGTTGATGAACGGGCTGGTCTGGACCGGCGCCAACCTCGGGCTCTGGAACCTGCTGCTCGACCTCGCCGACAACCCGTCCCACCGCGAGAGCTACTTCGCCATCTACGGCGCGGTCACCGGCATCTGCGCGTTTGTCGCGTCGATGCTGTCCGGCGTCATCGCCCAGGCGCTGCACCAGTTTCACGCGACGATCGGCGGCTACAGCTTCATCAACTACCACGTGATGTTCCTCGCCGCCGGCCTGCTCCGATTCGTCAGCCTGCCGCTGCTCCTGCGCGTCCGCGAACGCGACGCCAAGTCGGTGCGGCACACCATGCGGGAGCTGGGTACGATGGCGCTATGGCAGCTCAACGCCGGCAAAGACACTTTCCTTGCCGCGCTCGGCCTGCGCCCCAAAGACCAGCCCTGA
- a CDS encoding DUF6029 family protein: MTAKAIRLACLFAVASVAYGANLTIGGVNRAEFWAYKDSWATHAEDKVDMTMKYGDLNGGLGLFLYEPSQPWTALKKPLRLFDYTVAYSPKQLEILFGQFYQTFGKGLTLRAYSDDDFRHYKSLNGLRGTAHLPFSTDVVLLGARMRDLFYQQDAYQILNAADTTDQVLGADLSSRPFKWGSFGARYVRINRDSTKQVTPQAFTELYGGNVSATAGPVDLYGEICQRLGTKPGFPGGRDKGLGYYLSATTAFSGYSIVGQYMDYDRMAFPTGTYHWNEPPTPVLSGVSVNQGADEKGFGVDVTATPVGTLFLQGDYGRLYEHKVTDSTGVVEWQGKSRYSLGSDWTFEASLDHMVQQNVELHVPSRGTNQPAVIINYLAGRQTVTLEEQYNFVTERRTDDPSSPPKYHESDLTLSYGPDQALLFTVGWQYVDQKLNIRYAGQQSWPIAEVVWSITDRNVLRVRVGGEKGGYTCSGGVCRFESPFTGAKIQLISRF, translated from the coding sequence GTGACTGCGAAAGCCATCCGCCTCGCCTGCCTGTTCGCCGTCGCTTCGGTTGCCTACGGGGCCAACCTCACAATCGGCGGCGTGAACCGCGCCGAGTTCTGGGCCTACAAGGACAGCTGGGCGACCCACGCCGAAGACAAGGTAGACATGACCATGAAGTACGGCGACCTGAACGGCGGGCTCGGGTTGTTCCTGTACGAGCCGTCGCAGCCCTGGACCGCGCTGAAGAAGCCGCTCCGGCTGTTCGACTACACCGTCGCCTACAGCCCCAAGCAACTGGAAATCCTGTTCGGTCAGTTCTACCAGACGTTCGGCAAGGGGCTGACGCTGCGCGCCTACTCGGACGACGACTTCCGGCACTACAAGAGCCTGAACGGGCTGCGCGGCACCGCGCATCTGCCGTTCTCGACCGACGTCGTCCTGCTGGGAGCCAGGATGCGCGACCTCTTTTACCAGCAGGACGCCTACCAGATACTGAACGCGGCGGACACGACCGATCAGGTGCTGGGCGCGGATTTGTCTTCCCGACCGTTCAAATGGGGTAGCTTCGGCGCGCGCTACGTCCGGATCAACCGCGACTCGACCAAGCAGGTCACACCCCAGGCTTTTACCGAACTCTACGGCGGCAATGTCTCGGCCACGGCGGGGCCGGTCGACCTTTACGGCGAAATCTGCCAGCGGCTCGGCACCAAGCCGGGTTTCCCGGGCGGGCGCGACAAGGGCCTCGGGTACTATCTGAGCGCGACTACCGCGTTTTCGGGCTATTCGATTGTCGGCCAGTACATGGACTATGACAGGATGGCGTTCCCGACCGGAACCTATCACTGGAACGAACCGCCGACCCCGGTGCTGTCGGGCGTGTCGGTCAATCAGGGCGCGGATGAGAAGGGCTTCGGCGTCGACGTCACCGCCACGCCGGTCGGCACGCTCTTCTTACAGGGAGACTACGGCCGGCTGTACGAGCACAAGGTCACTGACTCCACCGGCGTCGTCGAGTGGCAGGGTAAGTCCCGCTACTCTCTTGGCAGCGACTGGACGTTTGAGGCGTCGCTCGACCACATGGTGCAGCAGAACGTGGAACTGCACGTACCCAGCCGCGGTACGAACCAACCGGCGGTCATAATCAACTATCTCGCGGGCAGGCAGACAGTAACTCTCGAGGAACAGTACAACTTCGTCACCGAGCGGCGGACCGACGACCCCTCGTCTCCTCCGAAGTACCACGAGTCGGACCTGACCTTGAGCTACGGCCCGGACCAGGCGCTCTTGTTCACGGTTGGCTGGCAGTACGTTGACCAGAAACTGAACATCCGCTACGCGGGCCAACAATCGTGGCCGATTGCTGAGGTGGTCTGGTCAATCACCGACCGCAACGTCCTGCGCGTGCGCGTTGGCGGGGAAAAGGGCGGCTACACCTGCTCCGGCGGCGTGTGCCGGTTTGAGTCGCCGTTTACCGGCGCCAAGATCCAGCTAATCAGCCGGTTCTAG